A genome region from Amblyraja radiata isolate CabotCenter1 chromosome 4, sAmbRad1.1.pri, whole genome shotgun sequence includes the following:
- the ccnq gene encoding cyclin-Q isoform X2, translated as MEEEEEESRRERLHFRVCRFILESGVKLGLGSLPLASACTIYHRFVARTAPGAYDPYLVATAAIFLAGKVEEQHLRARDILNVCHRYLYPRLPPLQVDNTFWDLRESLVQCELLMLRVLNFQVSFQHPHKYLLHYLLALRGWLNRHVWERTPLGPTAWALLRDSYHGALCLRHRPQHLAAAALHLALLCYGLEVPGQGSSGRDWWQVLCEGCTWDILQEIGREMVAVYEMDAKL; from the coding sequence atggaggaggaggaggaggagtcgcGGAGGGAGCGCCTCCATTTCCGTGTGTGCCGCTTCATCCTGGAGTCGGGGGTGAAGCTGGGCCTGGGCTCGTTGCCGCTGGCCTCGGCCTGCACCATCTACCACCGCTTCGTTGCCCGCACGGCGCCGGGCGCCTACGACCCTTACCTGGTGGCCACGGCCGCCATCTTCCTGGCCGGCAaagtggaggagcagcacctgcgGGCCCGCGATATCCTCAACGTCTGCCACCGCTACCTCTACCCCCGCCTGCCGCCGCTACAGGTAGACAACACCTTCTGGGACTTACGGGAGAGTCTGGTGCagtgcgagctcctgatgttgaGGGTTCTCAACTTCCAGGTGTCCTTCCAGCACCCCCACAAGTACCTGCTCCACTACCTGCTGGCGCTCAGGGGGTGGCTCAACCGCCATGTTTGGGAGCGGACGCCCCTCGGCCCCACGGCCTGGGCGCTGCTCAGGGACAGTTATCACGGGGCCCTGTGCCTCCGCCACCGGCCCCAGCATCTGGCCGCCGCCGCACTACACCTCGCCCTGCTCTGCTACGGCCTGGAGGTGCCCGGACAGGGCAGCAGCGGTCGCGACTGGTGGCAGGTGCTGTGTGAGGGGTGTACGTGGGACATCCTGCAGGAGATCGGCCGCGAAATGGTGGCCGTGTACGAGATGGACGCCAAGCTGTGA
- the ccnq gene encoding cyclin-Q isoform X1, translated as MEEEEEESRRERLHFRVCRFILESGVKLGLGSLPLASACTIYHRFVARTAPGAYDPYLVATAAIFLAGKVEEQHLRARDILNVCHRYLYPRLPPLQVDNTFWDLRESLVQCELLMLRVLNFQVSFQHPHKYLLHYLLALRGWLNRHVWERTPLGPTAWALLRDSYHGALCLRHRPQHLAAAALHLALLCYGLEVPGQGSSGRDWWQVLCEGCTWDILQEIGREMVAVGREGIGVRRERDRPLYPACSIATRDAHNIPRAVNKCFLKLQQ; from the exons atggaggaggaggaggaggagtcgcGGAGGGAGCGCCTCCATTTCCGTGTGTGCCGCTTCATCCTGGAGTCGGGGGTGAAGCTGGGCCTGGGCTCGTTGCCGCTGGCCTCGGCCTGCACCATCTACCACCGCTTCGTTGCCCGCACGGCGCCGGGCGCCTACGACCCTTACCTGGTGGCCACGGCCGCCATCTTCCTGGCCGGCAaagtggaggagcagcacctgcgGGCCCGCGATATCCTCAACGTCTGCCACCGCTACCTCTACCCCCGCCTGCCGCCGCTACAGGTAGACAACACCTTCTGGGACTTACGGGAGAGTCTGGTGCagtgcgagctcctgatgttgaGGGTTCTCAACTTCCAGGTGTCCTTCCAGCACCCCCACAAGTACCTGCTCCACTACCTGCTGGCGCTCAGGGGGTGGCTCAACCGCCATGTTTGGGAGCGGACGCCCCTCGGCCCCACGGCCTGGGCGCTGCTCAGGGACAGTTATCACGGGGCCCTGTGCCTCCGCCACCGGCCCCAGCATCTGGCCGCCGCCGCACTACACCTCGCCCTGCTCTGCTACGGCCTGGAGGTGCCCGGACAGGGCAGCAGCGGTCGCGACTGGTGGCAGGTGCTGTGTGAGGGGTGTACGTGGGACATCCTGCAGGAGATCGGCCGCGAAATGGTGGCCGT aggaagagaggggataggggtgaggagagagagagataggccaCTGTATCCTGCCTGTAGTATAGCAACGAGagatgcacacaatattccaagagcAGTTAACAAGTGTTTTTTAAAGCTACAACAATGA